ATCTGCTTTGGAAATCACCAAAAACTAAGCTGCATTATCTGACTGGCTTCTTTCCCACAGTGTTGATTTTTCTGGAGGATCTAGTATTTTTACAACCAGCCTCTGGGTGTTTGGTGTCAGTCTTGGGCTGCTCTGTAATGAAACATATCTATTTAGGTAAACTAGGTAGAGCCTGTCTTCGGGTTTGTCAGAGCTGCTTTCTGTTTGTGGTGTGTTCTCTGACCATCCAAGTGTTTGGTGTTACCATCACCTCCCTTTCATGTTTACTAATAGCACCTTGATTTTCTGTGAATGTTTACAGTGTGGGAGGATGAAGGGGACTGTGAGCTTCTGTTTTTATCAGACTCTGTTCTTGAGGTATCAGTGGAATTTACTGTGTTGTGTGAGATTTAATCTGCAAAGTGTACATTTTGAATTGTGGCTGATACGTATGTGTATTTAAGTATTAAAGGAGAAGCTGGGAAaggctttgttttgcttcttttttacagctattttgtttttgacaggTGATCTTCACACAATATAGTGTTAGTTTATATGAGAAAGTGTATGTGCAGTTTCATGCATTTGAGAGCTTATGAACACCACAAGTGCCTTTTAAATGAGGCTAGGGGATCAGGCCACAGTTTCAAGACaaacactgcatattttatttactgcatATCCACCCTTAGACAGAGTGTTATACATAGCTTGTATAGAATACACTACTAGCTATACCGATCCACAAGCCTCTAACCACATTTAGTGCTGCCCACTGTATCGCACTTTAACTGCTGTGATCCTCTGGGGCAAAAGACATTGCAGACCAACAATACTGAGGACTGTTgtactattttatttatttattcatttaaccATTCTCTGATTCAGGCAGTCGCAGTTCTTAAGTGAAGATTGACTACTTCTGGCAGCGGTAACTCTGGGGAAGCCGGTCCCCATTGTATTAAGTGACCAGCAGGACCTTTATATTAAAGGCACTCCACTGCCAAAGCATCCCACCCTGTTCCCAATCTCAGCCTCCCATCTGGCTCCTGGAGACACTGCAGAATGACCTGGAAGAACAATGCAGCACTTAATGAGAAAGGCAGACCTCAAGTTTCTCCAGGTTTCCTGTGCACTTTGAAAACATGCATCAGAGCTTACAACCTTCACAAACAAGGAAAGGTGAAGAACCCCATTAGCACGAAGGACTATGACATGTTTTTGTACCTGTTCTGATGGCTTCCTAACTGCGCTATAGCACAAGGTACCTGCTAAACAAAAGGATTTTGTAATCATATAAGAAGTCAATCAATTGATTTCCAACATTCTCCTCCACAACACCAACAAGCCTTGTATCACAGTAATTGCCTTCATTGAATGCTTACCTTCTTTACTTTACCCTGAAGTCCTGTGGCCTTGTTgtcacaaaaatacataatgaaatggCCATGAAGCACCCCCCCAGTCCTCAGTTAAATGCCAGTGAGCCTCAGCCCCAGCGCaaaaacatgcagtaaaatTTTCCCTCTTCCTGATCACTGAATACTCCAGGCTCAGAGTTTCCTAAGGAGTGCACGCAGGCCTTGCAAAACAATCAGCCGCCAACAAAACGCCAATTAACGACGTGCTTCCTTCGTTTCCCCCGACACACAGTTTCCCTTCGAGTGGAATCACAGGCCGTGCTCATGGCCTTGAGGCGCATTTCcgctcaggaaaaaaaaaagaaaacaccagcaAGTGAGCCCGGGGTACTGCCTCATGTTCCAGGCACCAGGCGCCCCTGTTTAATAATTTCGTTGTGGAATGCAGCCAGGGGCCAGGTTTACATAAGAGAAAGGCGGCATCTCTTCGGGGGGCAAACCGAGGACTCAGGGCCACAAGAGAGTACTGGGATTACCTCACCTTTTCTGGAATGAGGGATCTCCCCTCTCCAGGAGCTTGGCACGGGCAGGACTGACCagccaccccctcccaccccacaaCTTTAAACACAACAGGAATTCCTGCGCTGGCTAGTACAAGGCCCCAGCTCTTTCCTACATGGAAATTTTTATTAAAGCCAGATACAGTTTTCATGGGAAGATCTCCAAAATACCATGTggaaaagtaaatacaaatagCAGTGGAGAGGTTTTCctttgtgtattgtttgtgcACTTGCTGAAGAATCTTGGAGATTCTACAAAGCTGCTCCCCTGCCTGGAAGCCACAGCCTGTGAGACACCCATTTTAGTGTTGCTCTGTCACCTACAGCATGCTAGCATCTGCACCTGTACTTAGATTGTGTTAGAGAGATCATGCATTATGGTCTAAACTCTAAAGCTTTAAACCACCAGTGCTATTTGTGGATCATTTAAAGTAATTCATGGTTGAGAGCCAAAAGGGAAGCAGTGGGAACACAGAATGCATCCTGCTTGCGTCACCTTCATATCACTTCTGACGCCAAAAGTGTGCTTGCATATATAATTCTCAACTTCGTTATGGCATTGCTTTTGGGCTGAGGTACCCATGaagtatactttttttttttcctttcattgatTTATATACATGAAACAAGTCTGATCACTGGTTTCTatgatattttttcccctggagCATAAAAGGCATGAAGTCAAATAAGAATCTAGAATGTAAACAGGAAGATAGTCACTCAATTAGAGCTAGAGGGAAAAGGGGCTAGGGGGACCCAAGAGATGGGTGACCATCTATTTTCTATTCAGGTAATGTTCACAATTCATAATGCAGGCTGATATGATGTCTGGAGGCTGAAGttgattttatatattaaaagaaataaaaaagaaactgatataatttctttttctcatgCAACATAACAAATACAATGCAGCTCACATTATCACTCAATTTATTACAAGAACATGGGCTCCCTGTCTTTTCTCCTGACCAAAACTATCCCAGTTTTGTAGACCACCTTTTGCAAAGAGGAAAATTGCTTTACGTTCTCTTGAGAGCAGTCAAAGTTCAAAGtaaacatgttcattttaatacaacCTAAAATACTTGTAAAAATGGGCTGAATAGTTTTTCTCACACAGCCCCTTTAGTCcattcaaaaaatataaaatgaaatatattttatttcgAGAAGTGAGTTTCTTTTGTGCTAAGCCACTGATTTCCAGGATACACAattggaaaaataattaaaaaataaataaataaataaaatataaataaataaataaaggttttaAGATCATTTTCAGTTACATGTCAGTTTTAGTCTGTGCTGGGAATTTTCTATCACTCCCTGTTGTCACTTTCTTTTGTGAGGCTAGGTATGATACTGTTTGCTGTCCTTGCAAACCCCTGTGGTTACCAGTTCACCATTCCACTTTAGATAATGCTTCCTCCATTATTATGCCATGATGCATCTTTGCAAAAGCAATGTCAGCAATCTTGAGCATACTCAGACTTTGATGCCTTGTGAAAATATGGTTTGGTGATTCTAGATCTTATCATCAACAGGAGTCTGTACATTTAACATCTGTACACAGCACATGACCTTGTTATGTGGGGGCAAATCATGTACAAGGTGTGTACTTGACATCTCATTTTCTGTTGGATTACTGGTTAGAGGAAtatgaatacatgaatgaatgttttatttacttttataatgtttaatgttttatttattttgtctttatcACATTTCATACTGGTTGTATGGGTTTACAAGACACACTGAGTGCATATCATCAATGGACGTTCACCCAGAACAGGAAAGAGAGCTTTCAAATAATTAGTCAACAGCAACAACGTTGACAAGTtaatacactatatatatatatacctacaatgaacatgaaagcaaaataGTTTGGTACACAGCTACAATCAAACTCTTAGGTGAAAGCTGGTAACATAAAGCATAGGAAGTATTCTGTTGCACGCATTTTGAATGATCAGTGGAGGATGTTGTAAGCAGGATGTGTGTGAAATTCAGGGTACATAATGTAAGTCATCAAAAATATCATTAGCTCTCATCTGTATTTGTAATTTCCATTCTAAAAAATGCTTCAAATAGCCCCTCTTCTGGAATGTTTCTGTTCCAGATCctggaatgtttctgttttctgtcttcctgGATTGGGGGAGTAGTGTTGTGGTCACATGGAAGATATATGTCAGCCTAACACAACCATAGGATTCTTCATGGGCAGTGGTTTTAAGTTATAGTGAAATTAGTCAGCTattgacaaaaaatgtcatCTTGTAAGCATATATCTACAGCATTTACTACTAACAGGTTTacctttaaaaaagaagaagaagaagaagaagaagaagatggaaCAGTTCCAGCACAATAGGGTTTCAACCATTACGGCCATTGCCTTGAAAGTGATATTCGCTCATGCAAAGGCattttaactgtaatttgatttctCTTCTTAATTTAACTGATTCTCCTGGTTTCACAGAGGCAGcaactgtcattttctttgaaagtcAAGTAACTAAAACTTCCCcccagtctttttttctgattataCAATTTATACCAGCATACTCATTCAGTTCAGGAGACATACCAGTTCAAATATTTGGGATTTCGCGGTTTCGCCCCAATTTTACCAATATTATCCTATGCTGCGACGCAAGGCCGCCTCCCTCCTGGTCATAGCGAAGTAGTGGTCCGTTGTCATAGTGGCGTGGTGACTGACGTAAAGCTGCGTTTTCTGCGATCCACAGCGTGGCGCTGTTGGATTTGTAGTGCTGTATAAGATCAGGTAAAATAAGTGAGcactctgttttcatttcctttcatttgctCAAGGACACGCTCCAGTTCCGGCGTTACAATGCAATAATAGGTAATACATACAAAAAGATCAAAGAAAGAAACTTGACCGTGTAACGCAAGGTGAACAGCggcagaaaaagtaaaaaaaaaaaaaaaaaaaaaaactgatgttaGTGCGAGTAACATAATTTTAAATTGATATGATAATACAAACAgtagaaaggaaaaagaagttTACTGTATCAGTATAACTATTATTTCTGTAATATCATGGTCGTCATCATTGCTGGTGTTGTTTATTATCAGTAACAAGGTAACTTGTTAAATGGATTCCTTGTGAATTTTTCTAAATGGCTCCTCTTTTAAAAGAATAGTGTTTTCAAGTGATGGACCTCAAGCACAAGCTACAatgttataaaatgtttttaataaataaaccaCAACCTTGTCTTAAACCAGTATACAAAGTTACAGTAGGAAAAAACCTGCTACAAAGTTATCACAACGTTTGGTTCGACGTAAGCAAATCAAAGCCTTAAACTACATCACAAAATTGCGGTAACTTTTTCTGTTAAACTGGGATCTAACATGTAGATGAAGGTGAGCCCGAGGTAAAGGGAATTTTTTTTGCCGGAAAACGAATCAATGGTGCAGTTACGAGCAAACATTACGAAATTTCCCCAGTTTCGTCGATAAATACCTCAAACTTTCAATGTCATGTAAGTGCTcgcagagacagaggagttCAGAAAAGATTAGAAGATTGAGCTAGTACCTTTTCTTCAGATTAACTCCCAGAAATAAAAAGATCTTGTGCGGATAGGTGAGTCTCCAATTATTCTTAGTGTACAATGCTGTCATAATATGATTGCAGGTGCTTAAAGAATCCAAGATTTGAAATGTGACATTACTATTGATTGATAAAGAAGAAAACTACCCATGTTTCCTCAGTTTTATGAAAAAGAGGGGCTGACTAAAGGCAAACAGACTGGTCTTTTTTGTATATAACATTAATCcgtttcagtttttcaaataGGGTTGCTGCAGGAAATCTCAGGGCTGATCGTTCTTTTGTAGatagatggaaaaaaaaaacagtaagcgCCATATTACTGTGGAAGTAAGAATAAAAGTTGCATTGGCTTTATTTATTCTATGGCTGAACCGTTTTAACTATATTTATCCACCAGATCAGAATACCTCTTTCTGAGTGAATGGGCAGCAGGAAAAGGCATGAAGTGAATGTATTCCTCTGCAAACAGACGTTATACAGCACCCACAGTGATGGAGAAGCTGGTGTTTTTGCTGGTGCTGTTCACAGGCTGTTCTGCTAAATATGAAGGTACgagtatttacatttttaagaaacagaaaatttaaatttgaaatcttttttaattgcttgtgtttttgtctttctggCACCAAAGCAGATCTCAAGGGGAAAGTTTTCACCTTCCCATTGGTGTCCACTAATTCTTATGTGGAGCTCCAACCTGATGTGGAGGGGTCCCTTTCAGCTGTGACTGTCTGCCTCAGGTCCTTTCCTGATAACAAAAGAGCAAACACTCTGTTCTCCCTGGCTACCCCATCACACATGAATGCTTTTCTGTTGTACCAACCTGAAAGAGGTGTGTATCGAGTGCACATCAATGATATCAGTTATGACTTCTTTGGGTTGCCAGACCATCTAAATAAATGGAACTCTGTCTGCTGGACCTGGGATTCTCGCACGGGAATTACTCAGGTGTGGGTGAATGGAATGCGTAGTGTAAGAATAATGCTCTACGCTAATGGTGTCATAGCAGGAGCTCCCAGCATAATCCTTGGTCAAGAGCAGGATACTTATGGTGGGGGCTTTGACAAGGCACAATGTTTCCTTGGAGAGCTCACAGATGTCCATATGTGGAATTATGTCCTCACTCCCTGTGAAATCAATTCATATATGAGTGACTTCTCATTTACACCTGGGAATGTTCTCAACTGGCAGGCATTAAATTACACAGTGCATAGTAATGTGTTTGTAGAAGAGAACCAGCCATATGGCTGTTATTAGCAAATGTCCAGGCTAAACAGTATACAAGTCTTATGAGAAACTATAAAAGTCTCTTTCAATAAGTAAGCTGCATCTTTTACTGCTTTTTGCTgcttaatgtaaaaaaagtcTCCTTACTTCTGTGCCCTTGTCAAAAGGTCAAGCAATAAATATTCTATTATACATAAAAATTGAATGGAATATATAGAATTTTGCATaaaggagaaaatgtattttaattttattgtgtCTAATTGTATGCACATATTATTGATTGTTCTTctatatttgtaattaaaatcaTAGTCACAAAATTACATAACCAAAAGTGGAAATACgttttacattttctaaaataacCAATATTTGGCCATacatattatttcatatattttgcatacattttcgATCAACACAGCAATGTACAACTCTGTTGTCATAGTGGTGTTGTGACTGTTAGACTtgtgttttaaactttttttctgcaatcCACAATGTGGTGCTGTAGGATTTGTAGTTCAGTTTTGTCagttcagtagatatgaattttaatacaataagaaATGTAAGTATTGCTGTCGTGATTAGCTTGAAGTCTGATGAGGGCATCCCTAGCAGTGTTGGTGCCAGCTCCAGCAAAAGTATGACtgcatgtattttcttttaataaggGTCAATAACCACCATGATTCCACAGTCAGTTCCATCAAAATATTTCCATCTGGGTACAAAATCTGTCCTAATCTTCTTTATTGCCTTCTTGGATGAGAATAGCAATACAGTACCAACCATCATTTTCTGTGTCTCCATTATAACACCTTATTACGTTACAcaacttcattttttattttccctgtcaAGTTGAAAGAATAGTGTCTATTTTCAGCATCAAGAAAATCACATCGAAATATGAAAGcagtaaaaatacaaagatGGCCTTTCTTGGTCTCCAACACCAAGGTAAAccacaaatgtacatatttttacataggTGTCATAATGGAAAAGCTGCATGCAgttatgttaaataaatgtgttttttttttccctcaagtaGGTTGAGTAAGTAAAGTCCCCTCAAACTGATATGTTGGTGGGTGGGGTCACAATTTGGCTAGGTTTAAAACCaatcaataaatgtttaatttaacaacagatttcacacagaaacaaaaaaaaacatcatatgtACCATTGATACCTCCACTGTAATTGTACAGTATATGGCCACAGAACAGACTGAACAGACTCTCGTCTTCACTGCACCTGAGAACCGTGTGATCACTGGACTGTACAGTGTTCAGTGTTGGGCTTAGAGTCACAGGGGCTGCTGTTGCACTCTTGAACAAGTTGTCTTTCACTTATTATTACTGGTGTAAACAAAAATAGTCtctgttttattctttctcatAATTTCTCTTATGGCCTACATTATGCTTTCTGTCAAAatctgaatatatatatatatatatatatatatgatatatatgtcATGTATATGCTAattctttttcaaaacatttgacTTAATAATTAACATCTAATtacaatgaatgaataagtaCAGGCATTTGTTGAGgcttttttcacagtttttgcAAATTATAAACTACAGCTGATTGACTAACTGGACCGATTAAGCTAGAGTCTTTGTTCAGAAGAAAGAACAGCATACACACTACATCTCTATAGTAAACcaattctgtttatttcatacTGGACTACAGTGAGTAGCTTAGATGTTAATTATTAAGTCAAATGTTTCGAAAAAGAATTAGCATATACATGACAtacatatcatatatatatatatttagataCTCCAGGTTTACAGCAATACTAATGTATACAGTAGATTTCTTCTTTACAATTCAATACAATTCAATGAGACAGGAATTTGCAGACTCTTAGACCCAGACCATTTGCCTAACTGAGTCTGTCCAATCCTCCAACATGAAACTACAGACTTCagcatatattttatatcaatAACAATATACTGATACCTTTTTCAAATGTTAGAGCTAACTATTGACAGAAAGCATAATGTAGGTCATAAGAGAAATTatgagaaagaataaaacagaGACTATTTTTGTTTACACCAGTAATAAGGTTGGGCAATCCAAATGCGGGAACTCTGGCATGTCAAACATCACAAAACGTAAAACACGCAGgcacaggagacaggagaggatgACTTTTTAAAAGGTGTATCTGATTTGATTCAGGCAGTTTCAATAGAACCTTGCTCAGatcaaatggggaaaaatccCATTTAGGTTAAAACAATGGGTCACGTGATAAATATCAATACCATATTCatggattttctttatttcattttattattatgctCACCTGAGCCACAGGTAGAGCCAATAGAAGATTTTAATGTGGCTTGAAAATGCCCTGTGTTGATTGATACTGTTGATTGAtcaattgcattttaaattacacataaaATCTCCGAAATGTGTTCCTTTACATTAAATTTCTTGTGGTTATTTGACAGTTCTCCAGTGACCTAGAGCGAAGTTTACTATCAGGTgatggagtgaaagagagagtgtctgtgagGGAACAAATCATAAGATTGTGTTTAAATGGGTTTTATGGACGGGATGGACAGATCCTTCATTCCAATCAAAATGTGAACACTTGGCGTGGACAAACACCTTTCATAAAATGAAGGTGTGTCTGCTGCTGAGCAATTTGAAGGAGTTAGTGGAGAAAGAATGCAGATTAAATTTATGATCTTGGTATTTGTTCCACAAGATCAAAACTGTTGAAAACTGATCTCCATGACAGGCCTGATTattgcctttgtgtttgtggtgatTAAGTCAGATAGACACAAATGATATTTAAAGCAGACACCACTGGCAACATTTCTCTTTGGAGATGTATTGGAAagaattatataaaatatgccTGGATAATGGTTATAAAgtaataacaaataatttttaGATTCACTGACAAACTTAGATACACCATAAATGAAAAGGCAAGCCTTTCCCACTGGCTCAATAAGTTTGTCTTAATTAAATGACAAGTGTAAGTCTAGCAACTGAGACCAGCTTGCAAGCCTCAAAGTCTTATCTGACTAGTTGACTATAAATATATAGACTGActataaatgtaacatatatatAATCATGGCTTTACCAGTTTTAAAGTACTTTACCAAATATATCCCAGGTGAATGACTTTAGGCTGGTGGCACTTACACCGGTCGCCATGAAGTGCCTGGAGAAGCTGGTTCTCCAATCCATTAACTCTGTGGTTCCAGACACGATGGACCCCCTACAGTTTGCCTACTGCCCGAACAGATCAGTGGACAACGTGGTGGCCCTGGTGCTTCACTCTACACTGGAACACTTGGACACTAACAGAATATAAGCGTGTATGCTCTTTCTGGATTACAGCTCTGCTTTCAACCAACCAATGAAGCTGACTGTGAAGTTGGCAGACCTTGGAGTGCCAACACCCACCTATAACTGGATTTTGGATTTCCTTACAGACAGACCACAGGTGGTGAGGATGGGAAATAAGGTCTCTGCTGAGCTCACAGTCAGCACAGGAACCCCCCAGCGCTGCTACCTCAGCCCCAAACTCTATGCCCTGTACACTTATGACTGTGTTTCCACCCAGAACAACAACATCAttattaaatatgcagatgacacGACCATCTTCGGCCTCATCAAGGGTAGGGATGAGTCATCATACAGGGAACAGGGAAACAAAATCATTGTCTATGGAGAGGACAATGACCTTGTTCTTAACATAGAGAAAACCAAAGAACTCACTCTGGACTTCAGGAGGAGAGCCcccccctctgcagcctctcaccATCAAGGGGACTGAGGTGGAGCGGGCTGACAGTCACAAGTTCTAGGCCTTCACATGTTAAAAAACCTGAGCTGGGCCATAAACACTGTGATAACAGTGAAGAAAGTGCAGCAGCGGCTGTACTGCTGTACTTCATCAGGCTGCTGAAGAAGGCCAGACTCAGATATCAGCCCCTCATCCAGGCCTACAGAGGACTCATTGAGAGCGTTGTCACCAGCGGCATCACTGTGTCGTTTGGAAACGTCACCCAGGCTGAGAGGAAATCTCTTCAACGAGTCATCAAAACTGCAGAGAATCATCAGCTCTGACCTCCCCTCCATggacacactctacacacagcattgtaggagaaaagcacagagtAGTGTGCTTCAGTGATTGACACCACCCAGCTCACTCTCTGCTCAGGTGGAAGAACTCAGGATACAACCTGAGACACCACAGGCCAGAGAGCATCACCACTCACAAGGCAAACTTCCACAACAGCCTTTTTCTAGCCACTGTCAGAATGATTGCTAAGGACATTAAGGTTTCAATTCAATAGTGCAATAATTTACTGCGCAATAATTCATAGTGTTTATCTTTATatagtgtgtacagtgtgtaattattcatagtgtgtatttttttatacaggtgtttttattacttatttcttATGCTACTCTTTTAAATTGcctttctttgcctgttttcttATAAAAGCTGATTCAGTGAGCTACGCACAAAAATTTCCAATGTACCTGTACTGTCCTGTACCTGGCAACAAAAGGCTAAGTGATAGACTTTAGGAAACAGTTGATAGGTTTGCTTTGAAAATAGTTATTTTTCAatttgtgtgaggtaatgttGGCTAAATTGTGTAGCAtaacttggcttcattttgatatcaatattTTTCGTGGcagatctcttttttttttttttagatctctAGCAATTCTCATGGCCAGTGAGTTAGTTGGTTAAGTAGCTGCCCCTTTGTTCTCCCATTCTGTGCATTGCATCATCATATAACTGACaagcttaaaaatgttttaaaaattaaaatttgtggTTTTAGTGTTTGATTTATGGctgtgagaaaaacagagaaatcacAGCATGTAAACAGCTCTGTTCCAGCTGTAAGTCCCAGCTCTGTGGACTTAGAAACCTAATAATGAATGATATGGGAAATCTAAAGCAACACTGTGTCCTAACAGCTGGAAGTCAGTCTGAGGTGCATGTTATAGTTTGCTCATCCAGAATTTTGAATCCCTGGCAAAGTGACATAAAGAAATAGTTTAAAGTTGGTCCAGTGCCTGCAATTTGTCAACACCCCAAAAGTATATAAGCGtctgcacagagagcagagcagaataCTTGAGGAAAAAAGATTGGACAAGAactttttcttcagaaaaactCCTGGAAAGAAACCTGTGTGGTTAGGTGAGTCTCTATTATTAGTTATCAATGATGTGATGTCAGGTGTTTAAAGCATTCAGGATTGATAAAAACTCAAATCTCCATGACTGGTAAAATATTCATGTTCCTTTATGTTTCTTGCAATGTTCATTACCAGTTTAAATTTCTATTTTATGAAAAAGAGGGACTGAATGCAAAGAGACTGGTCTTTTGTGTATAATTATTAATCTGTTTCAAGTGTGATCTTTGTGAGTCAAGATTTTTTCAAGTGTGTGGATAACACGATTCTTGGGGTCGCTTCAGGAACTCTCAGGACTAATCCATTTGAAAGCTGATATAGACTTGGATAGCCTTTGCTTCTTTTGgagataaatgaaaaaacagtaaGAATCAGTAAGTGCCATATTACTGTGGAAGTAAGAATAAAAGTTGCATTGGCTTTATTTATTCTATGGAGGAACCGTTTTAGCTATATTTATCCACCAGATCAGAATACCTCTTTCTGAGTGAATGGGCAGCAGGAAAAGGCATGAAGTGAATGTATTCCTCTGCAAACAGACGTTATACAGCACCCACAGTGATGGAGAAGCTGGTGTTTTTCCTGGTGCTGTTCACAGGCTGTTCTGCTAAATATGAAGGTACgagtatttacatttttaagaaacagaaaatttaaatttgaaatcttttttaattgcttgtgtttttgtcttgtcAAAGCAGATCTCAAGGGGAAAGTTTTCACCTTCCCATTGGTGTCCACTAATTCTTATGTGGAGCTCCAACCTGATATGGAGGGGTCCCTTTCAGCTGTGACTGTCTGCCTCAGGTCCTTTCCTGATAACAAAAGAGCAAACACTCTGTTCTCCCTGGCTACCCCATCACACATGAATGCTTTTCTGTTGTACCAATCTGAAGTAGGTGCGTATCGAGTGCATATCAATGATATGAGATATGACTTCTTTGGGTTGCCAGACCATCTAAATAAATGGAACTCTGTCTGCTGGACCTGGGATTCTCGCACGGGAATTACTCAGGTGTGGGTGAATGGAATGCGTAGTGTAAGAATAATGCTCTATGCTGATGGTGTCATAGCAGGAGCTCCCAGCATAATCCTTGGTCAAGAGCAGGATACTTATGGTGGGGGCTTTGACAAGGCACAATGTTTCCTTGGAGAGCTCACAGATGTCCATA
This genomic stretch from Megalops cyprinoides isolate fMegCyp1 chromosome 1, fMegCyp1.pri, whole genome shotgun sequence harbors:
- the LOC118790817 gene encoding C-reactive protein-like isoform X2 encodes the protein MYSSANRRYTAPTVMEKLVFLLVLFTGCSAKYEDLKGKVFTFPLVSTNSYVELQPDVEGSLSAVTVCLRSFPDNKRANTLFSLATPSHMNAFLLYQPERGVYRVHINDISYDFFGLPDHLNKWNSVCWTWDSRTGITQVWVNGMRSVRIMLYANGVIAGAPSIILGQEQDTYGGGFDKAQCFLGELTDVHMWNYVLTPCEINSYMSDFSFTPGNVLNWQALNYTVHSNVFVEENQPYGCY
- the LOC118790817 gene encoding C-reactive protein-like isoform X1 — translated: MYSSANRRYTAPTVMEKLVFLLVLFTGCSAKYEADLKGKVFTFPLVSTNSYVELQPDVEGSLSAVTVCLRSFPDNKRANTLFSLATPSHMNAFLLYQPERGVYRVHINDISYDFFGLPDHLNKWNSVCWTWDSRTGITQVWVNGMRSVRIMLYANGVIAGAPSIILGQEQDTYGGGFDKAQCFLGELTDVHMWNYVLTPCEINSYMSDFSFTPGNVLNWQALNYTVHSNVFVEENQPYGCY
- the LOC118791038 gene encoding serum amyloid P-component-like isoform X2; the encoded protein is MYSSANRRYTAPTVMEKLVFFLVLFTGCSAKYEDLKGKVFTFPLVSTNSYVELQPDMEGSLSAVTVCLRSFPDNKRANTLFSLATPSHMNAFLLYQSEVGAYRVHINDMRYDFFGLPDHLNKWNSVCWTWDSRTGITQVWVNGMRSVRIMLYADGVIAGAPSIILGQEQDTYGGGFDKAQCFLGELTDVHMWNYVLTPCEINSYMSDISFTPGNVLNWRAINYTVHSNVFVEENQLHACY
- the LOC118791038 gene encoding serum amyloid P-component-like isoform X1 codes for the protein MYSSANRRYTAPTVMEKLVFFLVLFTGCSAKYEADLKGKVFTFPLVSTNSYVELQPDMEGSLSAVTVCLRSFPDNKRANTLFSLATPSHMNAFLLYQSEVGAYRVHINDMRYDFFGLPDHLNKWNSVCWTWDSRTGITQVWVNGMRSVRIMLYADGVIAGAPSIILGQEQDTYGGGFDKAQCFLGELTDVHMWNYVLTPCEINSYMSDISFTPGNVLNWRAINYTVHSNVFVEENQLHACY
- the LOC118791038 gene encoding serum amyloid P-component-like isoform X3 → MEKLVFFLVLFTGCSAKYEADLKGKVFTFPLVSTNSYVELQPDMEGSLSAVTVCLRSFPDNKRANTLFSLATPSHMNAFLLYQSEVGAYRVHINDMRYDFFGLPDHLNKWNSVCWTWDSRTGITQVWVNGMRSVRIMLYADGVIAGAPSIILGQEQDTYGGGFDKAQCFLGELTDVHMWNYVLTPCEINSYMSDISFTPGNVLNWRAINYTVHSNVFVEENQLHACY